Part of the Spiroplasma sp. BIUS-1 genome, AATACAAGTTACAGATATTGCAACTGAATTTGACAATATAGTAGATGCAACTGAAGGTTGAACTTTAAAAGAATTATCTCACTTTGCAAAATTCAGTTGTAATTTTGAAACACCAATTACTTTTTCTAAAATGTTTAACATATATAACTATGGAGAGAAAACTTCTCCATGAGAAGAGCTAAGCTACGAAAAAATGTTAACAATAAAAGATGAACTATCATCAAAAGTAATAGGGCAAGATGAAGCTGTTGAGAAAGTTGCCAAAGTTATTTATAAAGCTTATACAGGATTGACAGGAATAACTTATTCTTCAAAAAGAAGTAAACCAAAGGGTACTTTATTCTTTGTTGGGCCAACAGGAACTGGTAAAACAGAATTAGCAAAAGCAATTACTACTTTCTTATTTAATGATGAAGCAAATTTAATTAGATTTGATATGTCTGAGTATGGACAAGACAATGCTGATCAAAAATTAATTGGAGCTCCTCCAGGCTATGTTGGATTTGAAGGTGGTGGACAACTTACAAATTCAGTAAAAGAAAAACCATTTTCAGTAATTCTTTTTGATGAAATTGAAAAAGCAAGTCCAAAAATATTTGATAAATTCCTACAAATTTTAGAAGATGGTAGATTAACAGACAATACAGGACAAACTGTAAGTTTCAGTGAATCATTTATAATTTTCACTTCAAACATTGGTGCAGCGGATGTTAATCCAAATCAAAGTACAGAAGATGTTCATGCAGAATTTATTAAAAAAGTTCAAGAACACTTTACAAATGAATTAAACAGACCAGAACTTTTGGGTAGATTTGGAAATAATATCGTTCCATTTAACTTTATTAAAGATTTAAGTTTAAAATCAAAAATTATTCGTCAAAAAGTTAAACCAATTCAAATTGCTATATATGAAAAATATAAAGCTGAATTACATATTGACTTAAATGATCAAAACTTAATTTCAATAATGTTAAAAAATGCAGACGAAAGACGAGGGGGACGTGACGTTCTTAACTCACTTGAAACTAACTTGGTAGATCCACTTTCAGAATTTATTTTTGAAAACTTACAAAATATAAAACCAGGTACAAAAATATTAACTTCATCTGGAGAAGGAAAAATAAACTTTACAATAAATGGCTAACCTAAATATTGGTAAGTTCTTGATGAACAGTGAAATTGAAGGACCTGGAACAAGATTTGTTATTTGATTTCAAGGATGTAATATTGGATGTAATGGTTGTTCTAATCAAGAACTACTTTCTTTAGAAAAGAAAATGTTTATGCCAAATGAATATATTTACGAAAAGATATTGGAAGCTAAAGAACTTTTTGATATCGAAGGAGTAACTTTAATTGGTGGAGAACCATTTTTACAACCAGATGGATTAAAAGAACTTGTAATTTGATGTCAAAAAAATAATTTAACAGTAATATGTTTTACTGGTTATATTTATGAACAAATGTTAGAAGAACACAAAGAAATCTTAGAAAACATTGATATATTAATTGATGGACCTTTTATTATGAAACTTTTGGATGTAAAGAGAAGATTAATTGGAAGCAAAAATCAAAGGGTTATAAAAATAACTGATCGCTACAAAGATTGTGATTATTTTGAACAACCACACTCTGAAGCGGAAATTCAAATCTATAATAATAGAATTTCAATAAATGGCGATGGAGTTATTTTTGATGACAAAGATGGAAATTTCAATTTTAAAATAAAATAAAAAGAGAACTAAATGTTCTCTTTTTCTTTATATAAAGTAAATGTGTTTTGTAATAAACAAGCTATTGTCATTGGACCAACACCTCCAGGAACTGGGGTAATATATTTAACTTCATCTTTAACATTTTCAAAGTCAACATCTCCACAATATTTTCCTTCAACAAAGTTTGCACCAACATCTATTATTGTCATTTCTTTATTTACAAATTCTTTTGTTATTAAATTTGCTGAACCAGCTGCACTTATTAAGATATCCGCGTTTTTGCAGATATCTTTTAGATTTCTTGTTTTAGTATTACATACAGTAACTGTTGCAGATCTATTTATTAGCATATTTGCCAAAGGTTTTCCTACAATATTGCTTCTTCCAACTATTACAACATTTGCTCCAACTAAATTAATTTCTTTTCAATCCAATAATTTTACAATTCCAAAAGGTGTTGCAGGATATATATTAGAATTGTTTAACATCACATTCCCAATTGTTTGTGGATTAAACCCATCAGCATCTTTGTTTGCTGGAATTAAATCTATTATTTCTTTTTCATTAATTGAATTTGGTAATGGTAATTGAACAATTATCCCATCAATATTTGAGTCATTTGTTAAAGCTGAGATTTCTTTTTTTAATTCTTCTTTGTTTATATCTTGGTCAAACTTCTTTAACTCACCAATTATTCCAACTTTAGAACAAGCATTTAGTTTGTTTTTAATATACTTATTGCTTGCGAGATTATCCCCAACTTGCACAATAACTAACTTTGGTTTTCTTTTTCCCTCTAATTGCTCTATACTATTTTTGAGGTTAGTATTTAGTTCTTGAGCATATTGTTTTCCATCAATAATTTTGTTCATGATTAAATTCTCCCTAGAAAAGATATTCTAAAGGTGATTATAATGGAAAAAATATTAAAAGCATTAGATATGCTAAAAATTAATGAAAATGATTATGAGTTTTACGGAAAAAACATAGCAAAAATAAACTATGAAAAATATATTAATAATAAAAAGGGAAAATTAATTTTAATGACTTCAATTAATCCAACTCCAGCGGGAGAGGGAAAAACAACAACTGCAATTGGTCTTGCTGATGGTTTGAACTATATTGGTAAAAAAGCTATTTTAGCTTTAAGAGAACCAAGTTTAGGACCAGTTTTTGGGAGAAAAGGTACTGCAACTGGTGGTGGAGAAAGTGAAGTCATTCCTATGGATGAAATTAACTTACACTTTACAGGAGATATTCATGCAATAACAACGGCAAATAACTTAATATCTGCTCAAATTGATTCAGAAATTTATTGAAATACTGATTTAAAAATTGCTCCAAATAATGTTGTTTGAAAAAGATGTTTGGACTTAAATGATAGAGCTTTAAGAAAAGCAGAAATTAAAATAAGTTCAAAAATATCAAGAACAGAAGAATTTACAATAACAGCCGCAAGTAATATGATGACAATTTTAAGTCTTTCAAAAAGTTTAGATGATTTAAGAAACAGATTAGACGAATCACTTGTTGCATACAACACTCAAGGAAAAGAAGTTTATTTAAAAGAATTAAATATCACAGGATCATTAATGGCTATTTTGAAAAATGCAATTAAACCAAACTTGGTTGTAACAAAGTATGACACACCAACTTTAGTACACTGTGGTCCTTTTGCAAACATAGCAACAGGAACAAATTCAATTATTTCAACAAATTTAGGATTAAGCTTAGGAGATTATTGTATAGTTGAATCTGGTTTTGGAAGTGATTTAGGATTTGAAAAATACATAAACGTAGTTAACCAAGACAACGATTTAATTCCAGATTGTACAGTAATGGTTGTTACTCTAAGGGCTTTAAATTTACATAAAGACTTTAATAATAATTTTGATCATTTAGAAAAACACTTAAAACATGTAACTCAATATAATTTAAATTTAGTTGTTGCAATTAACTTCATTGAAGGTGATGATGAAGATCAATTAAACAAATTGAAAAATTGATTAGATGAAAATAACTATATTTGAGAAATGAATGAAGCATATACAAAGGGTGCAAAGGGAGCTGACAAATTAGCTTCAAAAGTAGCTGAGTTATGTGACAAAAAACAAGACTTTAAAAAACTAATTGATTCAAACGAAACAATTGAAAACAAAATAGAAAAAGTAGTTAAAAACTTCTATTACTTAAATGACTTTAAAATAAGTGAAAAAGCACAAACTAAAATTGATCAAATAAAAAATAGTAAATATTCAAACTTACCAATTTGCATGGTTAAGTCTTCAAACTCAATAGATGGAAATGACTTAAAACAAGATGGTTATGAAATGATAATAAAAGACATAAATGTAAACTCTGGAGCAAAATTTATTCTTGCATATACAAACAATGTTATGAGTATGCCTGGATTAAATAAAGAACCAAACTCTAAAGATATTGATTTAGAAAATGGAATTGTTACAGGATTAAAATAAAAAGAACTTAAAGTAATTTAAGTTCTTTTTATTTATTAATTTTTTGTGTTTGGGTTTTCTTGTATTCCTCAGTTATATATTTTTTGTATATGATCTTTTGTCTTTTTTGTTGTATATTTGCTTTCTAACGCCAATTTTAAACTATATCCATATAAATTACTATTCTCAGCTTTTATATTTAATTTATTACCATTAGGTGTTATAAATCTCTTATCATATTCTGTATTGAATTGGTAAATCTTATATTTATATGTATTTACTCAAAATTGAAATATATCTTGCTTTTGAGATTCTATTGATTTTAAATTAAAGGAAACATTATGTTGATTTTTTTCTTCTTGAGAAAGTTGATTTCAGTTAGGTATTGAGTTTTTGTATTCTTCTCATTCTTTATCGCTTATTTCTAAGTATCTTTGATTTTTGTCATAGGCTTCACAAGTAAGTACCTCAATTTCTTCTATTGATTTTGGCTGCTCTTTCAAATTTGGAATGAAGTAATCTTTATCTGGAGTTGGCTTGTTTTGACAACTTATTATTTGACTTGCCGGTAAGATAGTAAATATAAGAGTTGATAAACTAAAAATTATTTTTTTCATATATGCTTTATTTCTCTTTCTTGCTTGTTGTGTTTGGGTTTTCTTGCATTCCTCAGTTATATATTTTTTGTATATGATCTTTTGTCTCTTTTGTTATAAATTGATCTTCTAGGTACAACTTTAAAACCCTATCATATGAATGGTTATTCTGAGCACTTATATTTAGTTTATTTCCATTAGGTGTTGTTAATGTCTTATCATATTCTGGGTTAAATTGGTAAATCTTATATTCATATGTATTTACTCAAAAATAAAATATGTACTGCTTTTGAGATTCCATTGAGTTTAAATTAAATGAGACATTATGTTTATCTCTCTCTTTTTGAGAAAGTTGGTTTCAGTTGGGTATTGAGTTTTTATATTCATCTCATTTGTTTGTACTAATTTCTGTGTAAGTCCTATTTTTGTCATAGGCTTCACAAGCAAGTATTTCAATTTCTTCTATTGATTTTGGCTGCTCTTTCAAATTTGGAATGAAGTAATCTTCGTCAGGTTCTGGCTTGTTTTGACAACTTATTATTTGACTTGCCGGTAAGATAGTAAATATAAGAGTTGATAAACTAAAAATTATTTTTTTCATATATGCTTTATTTCTCTTTCTTGCTTGTTGTGTTTGGGTTTTCTTGCATTCCTCAGTTATATATTTTTTGTATGTGATCTTTTGTCTCTTTTATTGTAAATTGATTTTCTAATGCCAATTTTAAACTATAGTCATATAAATTCCTATTCCCCGCTTTTATATTTAATTTATATCCATTAGGTGTTGTTAGTGTCTTAGTATATTCTGGATTGAATTGATAAATCTTATATTTGTATGTATCTAATCAAAAATAAAATATGTCCTGCTTTTGAGATTCTATTGAGTTTAAACTAAAAGATACATTATGTTTATCTCTCTCTTCTTGTGGGAGCTGATTTCAGTTGGGTATTGAGTTTTTGTATTCATCTCACTTATTTGTGCTTATTTCTAAGTATCTTTGATTTTTGTCATAGGCTTCACAAGCAAGTATTTCTATTTCTTCTATTGATTTTGGCTGATCATTCAGTTTTGGAATGAAGTAATCTTCGTCTGGAGTTGGTTTGTTTTGACAGCTTATTATTTGGCTTGTGGGCAAGATAGTAAATACAAGAGTTGATAAACTAAAAATTATTTTTTTTCATGTAAGCTTTATTTCTCTTTCTTGCTTGTTGTGTTTGGGTTTTCTTGTATTCCTCAGTTATATATTTTTTGTATGTGATCTTTTGTCTCTTTTGTTGTATATTTTTTTTCTAATGCCAATTTTAAACTATAGTCATATAAATTCCTATTCTCAGCTTTTATATTTAGTTTATTTCCATTAGGTGTTGTTAATGTCTTATCATATTCTGGGTTAAATTGGTAAATCTTATATTTGTATGTATTTACTCAAAATTGAAATATGTTTCGCTTTTGAGACTCTATTGAGTTTAAATTAAATGAAACATTATGTTGATTTTTTTCTTCTTGAGAAAGTTGATTTCAGTTGGGTATTGAGTTTATGTATGCATCTCATTTTTCATAATTTATTTCTAAGTATGTTCTATTTTTGTCATAGGCTTCACAAGCAAGTATTTCAATTTCTTCTACTGATTTTGGCTGATCATTCAGTTTTGGAATGAAGTAATCTTCGTCTGGAGTTGGTTTGTTTTGACAGCTTATTATTTGGCTTGTTGGTAAGATAGTGAAAGCAATACTTGATAAACTAAAAATTATTTTTTTCATATATTATTCTCCTTTAATATCAAGTTTATTTTATATTGCAATAGTGTAAAAAATATTTTTTTTCCAAAAAATATAATATTTTTTGGAAAAATTTCTGATATTCTTCTATTTCTTTGTTATTTTTAAGTTAGGAGGTGTATTAATGAAAAAAAGAAACAAAAACAACTTATTAGATTTTGTTGATAGATTAATGTTAAAAAGGAAAAATAAAAAACTAAAGAAATGTTTAATAATTTCCTCTATTGTTGGTCTGGCAATTTCATTATCCTTATCAATATCTATACCATTGTTAATTGATTCTTCTTTGGAACCAAATATTTACTATAAATTTGATAATAAATATTTCAACTCCAAAGATGAGGTATATAAATATTCATATACCAGATCAATTAACAATAACTATTCATTTGAAAGTGATAAATATATATTTGATGATAAAGTATTTAACACTAAAAATGAATTAGATGTATATATTGAAAATAAGTTTAAGATTAAAAATATTAATACCAATCGAAATCCAAAAGATTATTTAATAAATACTTCTGGAGAATTATCATCACTAGTAAAAACAAATAATAAAGAAAAAATAAAAAATGTCTATAAAGGATTTAACGGATCAGCTTTTTTATCAAAACAAGAAGCTGCAAGTACTTATTTAAATAATTATTCTCTAAATTACAAAATTGATGGTCAACTTTTTGACAATGTTTACAGCGCCAGAGAATATTACTTAAATGTAAAATTAAAACAATTAGAAGAAAGTGAATTAAAAACTATTTGTTATGAACAAGGAGGAATGTGTCAAACAAAAGAACAAATAACCTCTTGACTAAGAGATAATACTGTTAAGGGGTTTGAATATAAAGGGAAAGACTTTTCTAATTTAAACTACGAAGAGTTCTTATTATCAATGAATGATTTAGATCGAGAGATAATAGATAAAAACATTGAGCCTGTATTAAATGGAGATAGATCTTCATATTGAGTAACTCAAAAAACTAAAACTAATTTAGGATATTTTGTAGGACCCAAATATTTTGAAAGTAATCAATCTATAAATTCATTAGCTAAATTTCAATCAATAAAGTCATATGATTTAAACTTATTTATGTTACCTTTAGCTGGTTGGGTTTTTGCTGGAATAACTAATTATGCATTAATTTCATCAATTGAAGAACCAAGTATGACTGACTACGACATGATTAGCTATCTGAAAAAAATATTTGAAAAATTAAATTTAAATGAAAACCTACTTAAAGACTTTAAAGATGAATTTTATGATCTATTATCTAATAATTTAGCAGAAGATTTATCATATGGTTTAAGTGATATTAAAGATTCTGAATTAAGTGATTTTTATAGATTACTAATTTCATTTAAAAGATTTTTAGACTTATCTAAAATTTACGATATTCTTGAATTAAACTCAATTGAATTAGAACATGTTTTAAAAGAAATAATAGTTGAAATCTTAAACTCTCAAAAAGATTTCATGAATAATATGTTAGATATTCAAGAAAATGGATCTGGAGCAGATATTTTATTAGACCCAAGTATTTCTTTTGATGATATATATAGTTTATTTTTAAACACGAGTGCTTTTTTCAATGATGGGGGAAGTAAAAAAATTCTTCGAGATATTAGTGAAAAAATATTAAAAGGGATAGACAATGTTGTTGATGTAATTGGGTCAATTTCTGGAAACATAAGTAAAGTTAAAAACAATATTAATGTTATGCAAAAAAGTTCAAACAAAACTGATGAACATTTTTCATCAGTTTCACAAGAAAATCATAGGATAGTCTCAGAAACTCTTGTTCAACACAATGATGAGGTCATTGAAGCGTTGGGTTTAAATTTAGAAGAATTAAAAGCTAAAGCTAGCCCTTTAGTTATTGGACAATTAATATCTTCTGTTTGGAATATAGGAAAAATGTTTAGTTTTATTTCATTAAAAACTTATGAAGCAAAACTAGATAGTAATCAATCATTATATTATTTTGAACCAACTTTTAAAGTACCATTATTAAATATTTCTTTTGGAAAAAAAGTTCAAGATCAAAATATTTACACTTTAAATGAAAGTCCTTTAAGTTACTTTTCTCCAAAAAAAGATGGTAAAGAATTAAAAGAGTTGTATGAATTTAATGGTAAATTTTATAAAGATAAAAATCTAGCAATTGAAGATTTAAAATATGAAATTTACAAAAAACCAGAAAAATTTTTAAAAACAAAAGAATTATTTACATCTGTTTTAAGTAAAGATAATAGTTATATATTAAATTTACCTAAAATTTGTGGAACAAAAGAAGAACAAGAAAAAGATAATGAAAAATGTATTAGCTCATATGAATATGAGCAAGAACTTGCCAAAGAAAAAGAGCAATATGTTCAAAGGCTATTTAAACAATACTATGAAGATAGCGGAAAAGAATACTATCTTGATGGCTTTGGCGGAGCATATGATAATAAAGAAATGGCGATTCAACAATTAAAAAATAAAGTTGATCATTGATCAAATTATCAAGAAGTTTATACTTACTCAATGTACAATAACAAAATTGTTAAAAATACTAAAGAAGAAATTCAAGAATATATAAAAGCAAATCAATATATTGAATCTAAAAAAATCATAGATACAGATTTAATTCAAACAAGCCACTATGAAAGTTTAAAAGAAAATAATGGTTATGATTTTGAAATATATGAAATGAACTTCTATGGTCAAGTAAAATATTTTAGATCACATTTAGAAGCAATGAACTATCTTGATAAAAAAGTTAATTATGAAGTTTATTCATATAATAGAGAAGAAAAAACTTATACATATAAAGGTATTGAATTTATAAATGAAAAACAATTAGAACAATGAGTAGATAAACAAATAGAGATAATAACAGAAGAAGAATTCATAAAAAATGGAGGGGAGCAATGATATGTTAAAACATATTTTAATAGCGTCAGCTATAACTAGTTTCTCTAGTATATCTATAGCACCAATTATAAATTTAAATTCCATAAATGAAAAACAAGAACTTATTGAATTTTTAAAAAAAGATATTGAAGAAAATAAATTATTCTTGGGCAATCAAGTTTATAGTGAATATGATGATAAAATTTTCACAAGTCAAGAATCTCTAAACGAGTATATACTTTCCAATTCAATTGTTCAAAGCGAACTCACTTCTTCTAATCCAAGCAAAATTATAAAAGACTATGAGCACATGACTTTAGATGAATCTAAAATATATGATATTGACATGGATAAATTTATAACTGTATATAGAGATGCTTTTGGAAATATTTCCAAAACGAGTAAAGATGCTTTGGATACATATACTCATGCTGGACTGGTAAAACAAAAGTACAGCTACGATGAAGAAACTTGATATGATAGTCCAGAAGAGGCAAAAATAAATCAAAAAGATAAAATGAAAATTAACAAATCTCTTTACTATGTGCATAATAACAAATACTATAATGCATTTAATATAAAAGATATTAATAATCTATTAAGCACATTTGAAGAAGGTTTTTTTGTGAATAAGACAAAAAGTTTAGAAGGAAAAAATCTTTTAGAACCTATTGTTGAATATGGAGATAAAGACATTCTATACAAAAAAATGCAAAGAGAATTAAAATCAAATTTCTTTGATTCATATTATTATAATATTTCTGATATGGAATATGAAAACTCTCTTTTATTTGAAATAAAAAAAACTAATGAATTAAG contains:
- a CDS encoding AAA family ATPase, which codes for MSVKRELSQLKNLIGIKKAIIIEGNIDDIYEFEGKYINIHEIIMNIFEQKKYSDKFIFDQNSGLKGKKISNLILTSADQGQGESAASEFDELFGGSNNDKPEKKDELKLKKPIDFFAILNKNINREDDRKIGFVADYTNFVFGDQGLDVDDRSVLTEFSKTLKESDFSIAKIDELTSCIIFLTKKINQLPPSLYLDNPEIIISTLPKPSREERKEFLSTIKSRIQVTDIATEFDNIVDATEGWTLKELSHFAKFSCNFETPITFSKMFNIYNYGEKTSPWEELSYEKMLTIKDELSSKVIGQDEAVEKVAKVIYKAYTGLTGITYSSKRSKPKGTLFFVGPTGTGKTELAKAITTFLFNDEANLIRFDMSEYGQDNADQKLIGAPPGYVGFEGGGQLTNSVKEKPFSVILFDEIEKASPKIFDKFLQILEDGRLTDNTGQTVSFSESFIIFTSNIGAADVNPNQSTEDVHAEFIKKVQEHFTNELNRPELLGRFGNNIVPFNFIKDLSLKSKIIRQKVKPIQIAIYEKYKAELHIDLNDQNLISIMLKNADERRGGRDVLNSLETNLVDPLSEFIFENLQNIKPGTKILTSSGEGKINFTING
- a CDS encoding 4Fe-4S single cluster domain-containing protein is translated as MANLNIGKFLMNSEIEGPGTRFVIWFQGCNIGCNGCSNQELLSLEKKMFMPNEYIYEKILEAKELFDIEGVTLIGGEPFLQPDGLKELVIWCQKNNLTVICFTGYIYEQMLEEHKEILENIDILIDGPFIMKLLDVKRRLIGSKNQRVIKITDRYKDCDYFEQPHSEAEIQIYNNRISINGDGVIFDDKDGNFNFKIK
- a CDS encoding bifunctional 5,10-methylenetetrahydrofolate dehydrogenase/5,10-methenyltetrahydrofolate cyclohydrolase, translated to MNKIIDGKQYAQELNTNLKNSIEQLEGKRKPKLVIVQVGDNLASNKYIKNKLNACSKVGIIGELKKFDQDINKEELKKEISALTNDSNIDGIIVQLPLPNSINEKEIIDLIPANKDADGFNPQTIGNVMLNNSNIYPATPFGIVKLLDWKEINLVGANVVIVGRSNIVGKPLANMLINRSATVTVCNTKTRNLKDICKNADILISAAGSANLITKEFVNKEMTIIDVGANFVEGKYCGDVDFENVKDEVKYITPVPGGVGPMTIACLLQNTFTLYKEKENI
- a CDS encoding formate--tetrahydrofolate ligase, whose product is MEKILKALDMLKINENDYEFYGKNIAKINYEKYINNKKGKLILMTSINPTPAGEGKTTTAIGLADGLNYIGKKAILALREPSLGPVFGRKGTATGGGESEVIPMDEINLHFTGDIHAITTANNLISAQIDSEIYWNTDLKIAPNNVVWKRCLDLNDRALRKAEIKISSKISRTEEFTITAASNMMTILSLSKSLDDLRNRLDESLVAYNTQGKEVYLKELNITGSLMAILKNAIKPNLVVTKYDTPTLVHCGPFANIATGTNSIISTNLGLSLGDYCIVESGFGSDLGFEKYINVVNQDNDLIPDCTVMVVTLRALNLHKDFNNNFDHLEKHLKHVTQYNLNLVVAINFIEGDDEDQLNKLKNWLDENNYIWEMNEAYTKGAKGADKLASKVAELCDKKQDFKKLIDSNETIENKIEKVVKNFYYLNDFKISEKAQTKIDQIKNSKYSNLPICMVKSSNSIDGNDLKQDGYEMIIKDINVNSGAKFILAYTNNVMSMPGLNKEPNSKDIDLENGIVTGLK